In one Pseudomonas tensinigenes genomic region, the following are encoded:
- a CDS encoding lytic polysaccharide monooxygenase auxiliary activity family 9 protein — protein sequence MNQPQTQLRHGRVISPASRGAVAIEQGLLGAWQVNEMEGGKNFPALAAGPFPVPYQTDSDSVTPPADGYILSGGKSDARDCVNFTNDEMSKKLARPFTWPLLNVTPGQTLEIKWEYTAPHTTRGYRWLITKDGWDPKQRISRAQLEAQPFFEDFYTQVPYYSYPNELKAKVNHAVKLPANKKGHHVIVLMWIVANTGNAFYQAFDVDFK from the coding sequence ATGAATCAACCACAAACCCAACTGCGACACGGTCGTGTCATTTCCCCTGCAAGCCGCGGTGCGGTTGCCATTGAGCAAGGATTGCTCGGTGCCTGGCAGGTCAACGAAATGGAAGGCGGCAAGAATTTCCCGGCGCTTGCAGCCGGGCCATTTCCGGTGCCTTATCAGACCGACTCGGACAGTGTCACGCCACCGGCCGACGGCTACATTCTCAGCGGTGGCAAGAGCGATGCCCGCGATTGCGTGAACTTCACCAATGATGAAATGAGCAAGAAACTCGCTCGTCCGTTCACTTGGCCGCTGCTCAATGTCACCCCGGGGCAGACCCTCGAAATCAAATGGGAATACACCGCGCCGCACACCACCCGCGGCTACCGCTGGCTGATCACCAAGGATGGCTGGGACCCGAAACAACGCATCAGCCGCGCGCAACTGGAAGCGCAACCGTTCTTCGAGGACTTCTACACTCAGGTGCCTTATTACAGCTATCCGAATGAGCTGAAGGCCAAGGTCAATCACGCGGTGAAACTACCGGCCAACAAGAAGGGCCATCACGTGATCGTGCTGATGTGGATCGTTGCCAATACCGGTAACGCCTTCTATCAGGCTTTCGACGTCGACTTCAAATAA
- a CDS encoding glycosyl transferase family protein, translating to MTDFPALTLETPAEHPFAQFVRILGKGKRGARDLTREEAREAMGMVLDDKVEDTQLGAFLMLLRHKEESAEEMAGFTEALRERLQAPELNVDLDWPTYAGKKRHLPWYLLAAKCLAQNGVRIFMHGGGAHTAGRLYSEQLLGELNIPLCRTWQQVGTALDNGGLAFMPLVDWAPQLQKMIDLRNTLGLRSPIHSLARILNPLGARCGLQSIFHPGYQAVHRDASGLLGDTAIVVKGDGGEIEINPDADSHLYGTTGGESWDEEWPQLSAQRHVKPATLDVEHLKAVWRGDVVDSYPQMALIATMALALRGLGQNREQAFTTAEQYWAARNKSI from the coding sequence ATGACCGACTTTCCAGCGCTGACCCTCGAAACGCCCGCCGAGCATCCCTTCGCCCAGTTCGTGCGCATCCTCGGCAAAGGTAAACGTGGCGCTCGCGACCTGACTCGTGAAGAAGCCCGCGAAGCCATGGGCATGGTGCTCGACGACAAGGTTGAAGACACCCAGCTCGGTGCATTCCTGATGTTGTTGCGGCACAAGGAAGAAAGCGCCGAGGAGATGGCTGGTTTCACCGAAGCCCTGCGCGAGCGCTTGCAGGCACCCGAGTTGAACGTCGATCTGGACTGGCCGACCTATGCCGGCAAGAAGCGCCATCTGCCGTGGTATCTGCTGGCGGCCAAATGCCTGGCACAGAACGGCGTGCGCATCTTTATGCACGGCGGCGGCGCACACACGGCCGGGCGGCTCTACAGCGAGCAACTGCTCGGCGAGTTGAACATTCCGTTGTGCCGCACCTGGCAACAGGTCGGCACGGCGCTGGATAACGGTGGCTTGGCGTTCATGCCGCTGGTGGACTGGGCTCCGCAACTGCAAAAGATGATCGATCTGCGCAATACCCTCGGCCTGCGTTCACCGATTCATTCCCTGGCGCGGATTCTCAATCCGCTGGGCGCGCGTTGTGGGCTGCAAAGTATTTTCCATCCTGGCTATCAGGCAGTGCATCGCGATGCCAGCGGTTTGCTCGGCGACACAGCGATTGTGGTCAAGGGCGACGGCGGCGAAATCGAGATCAACCCGGATGCCGACAGCCACCTCTACGGCACCACCGGCGGCGAGAGCTGGGACGAGGAATGGCCGCAATTGTCGGCGCAACGCCACGTTAAACCGGCGACCTTGGACGTTGAACATTTGAAAGCCGTGTGGCGTGGCGACGTGGTCGACAGCTACCCACAAATGGCCCTGATTGCGACTATGGCCTTGGCCTTGCGCGGCCTCGGTCAAAACCGTGAGCAAGCCTTCACAACCGCCGAGCAGTACTGGGCCGCGCGGAACAAATCGATTTAA
- the tusC gene encoding sulfurtransferase complex subunit TusC — MAKSLLIISRQSPWSGPAAREALDIVLAGGAFDLPIGLLFLDDGVLQLAAGQNAKALQQKDLSANLQALPMFGVEELFYCAESATIRGLGNFSLDDAQPLAAEQITALIDRYDQVITL, encoded by the coding sequence ATGGCCAAATCCCTGTTGATCATCAGCCGTCAATCGCCGTGGTCCGGCCCCGCTGCCCGTGAGGCGCTGGACATTGTGCTGGCCGGTGGCGCCTTTGATCTGCCCATTGGCTTGCTGTTTCTCGATGACGGCGTGCTGCAACTGGCTGCCGGGCAGAACGCCAAGGCCCTGCAGCAAAAAGACCTCAGCGCCAACCTGCAAGCGCTGCCGATGTTTGGCGTTGAAGAGTTGTTCTACTGCGCCGAGAGCGCCACCATCCGTGGCCTCGGCAACTTCTCGCTAGACGACGCGCAGCCACTCGCCGCCGAGCAAATCACCGCCCTTATTGACCGTTACGACCAGGTGATCACCCTCTGA
- a CDS encoding YoaK family protein, protein MLPSASTHRASPGHLHTQKWRGRIGLALVASLSVLAGMTDAIGFMASGDFVSFMSGNTTRLAVAISDGDVGLTARLVILVVTFIVGNALGVVVARFGGRRALPLLLCIATLLCAAAAWPFDTQLPALLAAIVAMGMLNAAVEEVNGLPVGLTYVTGALSRFGRGLGRWMLGERRSGWRVQLVPWSGMFIGAILGAVLEHHLGLKAMFVSGVLAAMIGLLSLKIPRRWQLGYMPR, encoded by the coding sequence ATGCTGCCATCCGCCTCGACTCACCGCGCCAGCCCCGGGCATCTGCATACTCAGAAGTGGCGCGGGCGGATTGGTCTGGCGCTGGTGGCCAGCCTCTCGGTACTGGCCGGCATGACCGACGCCATTGGCTTTATGGCCAGCGGCGACTTCGTCTCGTTCATGAGCGGCAACACCACCCGACTCGCCGTGGCGATCAGCGATGGCGATGTCGGGTTGACTGCGCGCCTGGTGATTCTCGTCGTAACTTTTATCGTCGGGAATGCCTTGGGGGTGGTCGTTGCACGTTTCGGTGGACGTCGGGCGTTGCCACTGCTGCTGTGTATCGCCACCCTGCTGTGCGCGGCGGCTGCTTGGCCTTTCGACACCCAACTGCCGGCGTTGCTGGCGGCGATCGTTGCAATGGGCATGCTCAATGCGGCCGTCGAAGAGGTGAATGGCTTACCGGTCGGGCTGACTTACGTGACTGGTGCGCTGTCGCGATTCGGCCGTGGATTGGGTCGCTGGATGCTCGGCGAACGGCGCAGTGGCTGGCGGGTGCAACTGGTGCCATGGAGCGGGATGTTTATCGGCGCGATTCTGGGGGCGGTGCTGGAACATCATTTGGGACTGAAGGCGATGTTTGTCAGCGGTGTGCTGGCCGCGATGATCGGGCTGCTCTCGCTGAAAATCCCACGGCGCTGGCAGTTGGGCTATATGCCTCGCTAA
- a CDS encoding TusE/DsrC/DsvC family sulfur relay protein, which yields MNSMTVGARAIELDKDGFLVDLSDWSADVASALAAAEEIELTPEHWEVLELLRSFYEEFQLSPATRPLIKYTALKLGPDKGNSLHLNRLFKGTPAKLAAKLAGLPKPTNCL from the coding sequence ATGAATTCCATGACCGTCGGCGCCCGCGCCATCGAACTGGACAAGGACGGCTTTCTCGTCGACCTGAGCGACTGGTCTGCCGACGTTGCCAGCGCCCTCGCCGCCGCCGAAGAGATCGAGTTGACACCGGAGCACTGGGAAGTCCTCGAGCTGCTGCGCAGCTTCTACGAAGAATTCCAGCTGTCCCCGGCCACACGGCCATTGATCAAGTACACCGCGTTGAAACTCGGCCCGGACAAAGGCAACAGCCTCCACCTGAACCGACTGTTCAAAGGCACCCCCGCCAAACTCGCCGCGAAACTGGCGGGCCTGCCCAAACCGACGAATTGCTTATGA
- a CDS encoding RHS repeat-associated core domain-containing protein has translation MLPTDRLLALNNSIGLLVVAALNPDEPDFEHLIREFRLCLNHYDAWAEQFWTGTALDVEQVFTVGNDVRLSAPIKSRQPLSSSVVMCSASGSLTLVHMFEAARFVPIGDTPVTLEPVLADVDGVLTFGEPLRYTIGPSGILQVTDCDRGQRYRITFFPDVSTDHVRALYTSYEGVIAGLEGWLRGEWREFQPQWTEFSSAGFLDRYGQLQQADWRGFEKALNGVWDDIKQVFALLADLQANSEKLLEYLSEAELEALLQASSEAIANGLLILSDEPLLFIHLAAFTSWLKMLPPQYLAEVVAEVRAELLVSFLLMGLSGGIGVPVRLSSKVLAKIKSPRAREWLAASALRLAELTSSADLTRHASVLKPLMLNVRDVELKPTPSIPLNIRQADSLVLTVPNPAPVVRDKPGGSSRLERHEPHDDSPDQAKNPNGDSADCVPRTCTNGCPVSMVTGEELLTLTDAVLDGVLPFEFTRLYRSSAAEIDIGLGFGWSHSLAHRLEFENDFVVWVDHENRRTRFPLPSVERPAIHNSLSRAAIFLGDEPEELILALAGETARFYHFRAGRLTAISDAYGNRLTVQRDRSDRVQRLDNGAGRSLLLRYDRAQLLGVDYQVFREGAWSTEQALVSYRYDAYQHLIEASNAVGDSERYDYDDAHVILQRQLAGGASFFWEWERSGKAARCVRHWASFSQMDTRYVWNDDGSVAVHYVDGTEEVYVHDERARLVRKVEADGGEQLKAYDSSGRLIAEQDALGAVTEYRYDELGRLIALIPPDEAPTSYEYRNGFLYRRSRGEAVWIYRRNAEGDVTEAVDPDGQVTHYYYDTRGQLLSIRYPDSSRHRLVWNSLGQLIEETLPDGGVRRFSYDALGRRTTTADEHGAVTRQHWDAAGRLAQTTFPTGSTRAYSYGAYGQVTAERDELGRITRYEYDDDLHLVSRRINPDGTRVQYRYDHAQLLLTEIENESGEKYRLDYTPTGLIRQESGFDGRRTAYAYDLNGHLLEKTEFGDDSSCLLTAYERDAAGRLLAKTLPDGLKVFYQYDRLGRLISVDDGQQHPLAFEYDRQDRLITEHQGWGTLRYSYDACGQLQRMRLPDNSKLDYHYAKGGALAAIDLNGASLTRHVYQSGREQQRQQGLLLSEYAYDDQGRLLAHAVGHQHDSLYRRDYAYSANGNLAHIADSRHGQRTYGYDALDRLISVRHSRDELPESFAHDPAGNLLMQDRPGPSQIKGNRLLMQGDRHYDYDAFGNLIRERRGRGQTLVTEYRYDCQHRLIGLTRPDGKTASYRYDAFGRRIRKTVNGETTEFFWQGDHLVAESSEHEYRSYVYEPGTFRPLALLDGKGPKKACPFYYQLDHLGTPQELTDYSGDIVWSAQYDAYGKVAALTLAGEDYLNQPLRFQGQYFDGESGLHYNRHRYYDPRLGRYLTPDPIKLAGGLNQYQYVPNPTGWVDPLGLNSNCPPPNKPGCEVPGGISGAKVDEGEPQLPDLIHGVDPHSVKRTHAIMGKNSTKHVEKIRDQMRADGYDVSYPIDVAEHQGTFYILDGHHRAAAAKQTATPITIKLITNIREHKGQLNTIEEVIESANNVGHDRLEHHRRR, from the coding sequence ATGCTTCCAACCGATCGGCTGCTGGCCCTGAACAACAGCATCGGCCTGCTCGTTGTTGCTGCTTTGAACCCGGACGAGCCGGACTTCGAACACCTGATCCGCGAATTCCGCCTGTGCCTGAACCACTACGACGCCTGGGCCGAGCAGTTCTGGACAGGCACCGCGCTGGATGTCGAGCAGGTCTTCACCGTCGGCAACGACGTGCGCCTCAGCGCGCCGATCAAGTCGCGCCAACCGCTCAGTTCATCGGTGGTCATGTGCTCGGCCAGCGGGTCGCTGACGCTGGTGCATATGTTCGAGGCCGCGCGGTTCGTGCCGATCGGCGATACGCCGGTGACGCTCGAACCGGTGCTTGCCGACGTCGACGGCGTACTGACTTTCGGCGAGCCGCTGCGTTACACCATCGGCCCCAGCGGCATTCTGCAGGTGACCGATTGCGATCGGGGCCAGCGTTATCGCATCACCTTCTTTCCCGATGTGTCCACCGATCATGTGCGTGCGCTGTATACCTCTTATGAAGGTGTCATTGCAGGCCTGGAAGGCTGGCTGCGCGGGGAATGGCGCGAATTCCAGCCGCAGTGGACGGAGTTTTCCAGCGCCGGGTTTCTTGACCGGTACGGTCAGTTGCAGCAGGCCGACTGGCGTGGGTTCGAGAAAGCACTGAATGGCGTTTGGGACGACATCAAACAAGTATTCGCCCTCCTCGCCGACCTGCAGGCCAACAGCGAAAAACTGCTTGAGTACCTCAGCGAGGCTGAACTTGAAGCGCTCCTGCAAGCGTCCAGCGAGGCCATCGCCAACGGTCTGCTGATCCTCAGTGACGAACCGCTGCTGTTCATTCATCTGGCCGCGTTTACCAGTTGGCTGAAGATGCTGCCGCCGCAATACCTGGCCGAAGTGGTGGCCGAGGTTCGGGCCGAGCTGCTGGTCAGTTTTCTGCTGATGGGGTTGTCGGGTGGCATCGGCGTGCCGGTGCGCTTGAGCAGCAAAGTGCTGGCGAAGATCAAGTCCCCCCGGGCTCGAGAATGGCTGGCGGCGTCGGCGTTGCGCTTGGCCGAACTGACGTCCTCGGCGGATTTGACGCGGCATGCCAGCGTTTTGAAGCCGCTGATGCTCAATGTGCGTGACGTTGAGTTGAAACCGACACCGTCGATACCGCTGAACATTCGTCAGGCCGACTCGCTGGTGTTGACGGTGCCGAATCCGGCGCCTGTTGTGCGGGACAAGCCTGGCGGTTCGAGCCGGCTGGAACGGCATGAACCTCACGACGATTCGCCGGATCAGGCGAAAAATCCCAATGGCGACAGCGCTGATTGTGTGCCACGCACCTGCACCAACGGTTGCCCGGTGTCGATGGTCACTGGCGAAGAACTGCTGACCCTCACCGATGCGGTGCTCGATGGGGTGTTGCCGTTTGAGTTCACGCGGTTGTATCGCAGCAGCGCCGCCGAGATCGATATCGGGCTGGGGTTTGGCTGGAGCCATTCGCTGGCGCATCGGCTGGAGTTTGAGAATGACTTTGTTGTCTGGGTCGATCACGAAAACCGGCGTACGCGTTTTCCGTTGCCGAGCGTTGAACGACCGGCGATTCACAACAGCCTGTCGCGGGCGGCGATTTTCCTTGGCGATGAACCGGAAGAACTGATCCTCGCGCTGGCCGGGGAAACGGCGCGGTTTTATCACTTTCGCGCGGGACGGCTGACAGCGATCAGCGATGCCTATGGCAATCGTCTGACGGTGCAGCGCGATCGCTCTGACCGGGTGCAGCGACTGGACAACGGCGCCGGGCGTTCGCTGTTGTTGCGCTATGACCGGGCGCAGTTGCTGGGTGTTGATTATCAGGTGTTTCGCGAGGGTGCCTGGAGTACCGAACAGGCGCTGGTCAGTTACCGCTACGACGCTTATCAACACCTGATCGAGGCCAGCAACGCCGTCGGTGACAGCGAGCGTTACGACTACGACGACGCCCACGTGATCCTGCAGCGGCAACTGGCTGGCGGGGCGAGTTTCTTTTGGGAGTGGGAGCGGTCGGGGAAAGCTGCCCGTTGCGTGCGCCACTGGGCGTCGTTTTCGCAGATGGACACCCGTTATGTCTGGAATGACGACGGCAGTGTCGCGGTGCATTACGTCGATGGCACTGAAGAGGTTTACGTCCACGACGAGCGTGCGCGGCTGGTGCGCAAGGTCGAGGCCGACGGGGGCGAGCAGCTCAAGGCCTATGACTCCTCGGGCCGCTTGATCGCCGAGCAGGATGCGTTAGGCGCGGTCACCGAATACCGCTACGACGAGCTCGGACGGCTGATCGCGCTGATTCCGCCGGACGAGGCACCCACGTCCTACGAGTATCGCAACGGTTTCCTGTACCGGCGTTCGCGCGGTGAGGCGGTGTGGATCTACCGGCGCAATGCCGAAGGCGATGTCACCGAAGCGGTCGACCCCGACGGTCAGGTCACCCATTACTACTACGACACCCGGGGTCAGTTGCTGTCGATCCGCTACCCGGACAGCAGCCGCCATCGGTTGGTCTGGAATAGCCTCGGCCAACTCATCGAAGAGACCCTGCCCGACGGTGGCGTGCGGCGTTTTTCCTACGATGCACTGGGGCGGCGGACCACAACTGCCGACGAACACGGTGCAGTCACCCGTCAGCACTGGGACGCCGCAGGCCGACTGGCCCAGACGACTTTTCCTACCGGTAGCACCCGCGCCTACAGCTACGGCGCCTACGGTCAGGTCACCGCCGAGCGTGATGAACTGGGGCGCATCACCCGCTACGAATACGACGACGATCTGCACCTGGTCTCGCGGCGGATCAACCCCGACGGCACGCGGGTGCAGTACCGCTACGACCATGCGCAACTGCTGCTCACCGAGATCGAAAACGAATCCGGGGAAAAGTACCGGCTGGACTACACGCCGACCGGGCTGATCCGTCAGGAAAGCGGTTTTGACGGCCGGCGCACGGCGTACGCCTACGACCTCAACGGCCATCTGCTGGAGAAGACCGAGTTCGGGGATGACAGCTCTTGTTTGCTCACCGCTTATGAGCGCGATGCTGCCGGGCGTCTTCTGGCCAAAACCCTGCCCGACGGCCTCAAGGTTTTTTATCAATACGACCGCCTCGGCCGACTGATCAGTGTCGACGACGGTCAGCAACACCCGCTGGCCTTCGAGTACGACCGTCAGGACCGGCTGATCACCGAACATCAGGGCTGGGGCACCCTGCGCTACAGCTACGACGCCTGCGGCCAGCTCCAGCGCATGCGCCTGCCGGACAACAGCAAACTCGACTATCACTACGCCAAGGGCGGGGCGCTGGCCGCCATCGACCTCAATGGCGCATCGCTGACCCGGCATGTCTACCAGTCGGGCCGCGAACAACAACGCCAGCAAGGTCTGCTGCTCAGCGAATATGCCTACGACGATCAGGGACGATTACTCGCCCACGCTGTAGGCCATCAGCACGATTCACTGTACCGCCGCGATTATGCCTACAGCGCCAACGGCAATCTGGCGCACATCGCCGACAGCCGCCACGGCCAGCGTACCTACGGCTACGACGCCCTCGATCGCCTGATCAGCGTTCGTCACTCACGCGACGAACTGCCGGAAAGCTTCGCCCACGACCCGGCCGGCAACCTGCTGATGCAGGACCGCCCCGGCCCCAGCCAGATCAAGGGCAACCGCCTGCTGATGCAGGGCGACCGCCATTACGACTACGACGCCTTCGGCAACCTGATCCGCGAACGCCGCGGCCGCGGACAAACACTCGTCACCGAATACCGCTACGACTGCCAGCACCGCCTGATCGGCCTGACCCGTCCCGACGGCAAGACCGCCAGTTACCGCTACGACGCCTTCGGCCGACGCATCCGCAAAACCGTCAACGGCGAGACCACCGAGTTCTTCTGGCAAGGCGACCACCTCGTCGCCGAAAGCAGCGAACACGAATACCGCAGCTACGTCTACGAACCCGGCACCTTCCGCCCCCTCGCGCTGCTCGACGGCAAAGGCCCGAAAAAAGCCTGCCCGTTTTATTACCAACTCGACCACCTCGGCACCCCGCAGGAACTTACCGACTACAGCGGCGACATCGTCTGGTCAGCGCAATACGACGCCTACGGCAAAGTCGCCGCGCTGACCCTGGCCGGCGAAGACTACCTGAACCAGCCGCTGCGCTTTCAGGGTCAGTATTTCGACGGGGAAAGCGGGCTGCATTACAACCGGCACCGGTACTACGACCCGAGGTTGGGACGGTATTTGACGCCGGATCCGATCAAGTTGGCGGGTGGGCTGAATCAGTACCAGTACGTGCCGAATCCCACGGGGTGGGTGGATCCGTTGGGGTTGAATTCCAACTGCCCGCCGCCGAATAAGCCTGGGTGTGAGGTGCCGGGTGGGATTAGCGGGGCTAAGGTTGATGAGGGTGAGCCACAATTACCGGACTTGATTCATGGCGTTGACCCACATTCAGTGAAGCGAACGCATGCAATTATGGGAAAAAATTCAACTAAACACGTCGAAAAAATAAGGGATCAAATGCGAGCGGATGGCTACGATGTCAGCTATCCCATAGACGTAGCAGAACATCAGGGCACCTTCTATATTCTAGATGGACATCACCGTGCAGCAGCTGCAAAACAAACAGCAACGCCAATAACTATAAAATTGATCACAAATATCAGAGAGCATAAAGGACAACTTAATACGATCGAAGAAGTCATTGAATCAGCTAACAATGTCGGACACGACCGATTGGAGCATCACAGAAGAAGATGA
- the tusB gene encoding sulfurtransferase complex subunit TusB, with product MSTLHVLSHSPFGDDRLTSCLRLIGSADALLLSGDAVYALQPGTAPFTALQSRQIRLLVLAEDAQARAIEVPDWAEAIDYPVFVELSIHHDKVNSWL from the coding sequence ATGTCGACTTTGCATGTGTTGTCTCATTCCCCTTTTGGCGACGATCGCCTCACCAGTTGTCTGCGCCTGATTGGCAGTGCTGATGCCCTGCTGCTGTCCGGCGATGCGGTCTATGCGCTGCAACCGGGCACCGCGCCGTTCACAGCCCTGCAAAGCCGTCAGATTAGATTGCTGGTCCTGGCCGAAGATGCACAGGCTCGCGCCATCGAAGTCCCGGACTGGGCTGAGGCCATTGATTACCCGGTCTTCGTCGAACTGTCGATCCACCACGACAAGGTCAACAGCTGGCTATGA
- the tusD gene encoding sulfurtransferase complex subunit TusD yields the protein MKFAIALFSAAHAPSSRRALLFARAALAGGHEIVRLFFYQDGVYNASDAVVTPQDELDLPKQWRSFITEQKLDGVVCIAAALRRGALNAEEAKRFQREAISVSAPWELSGLGQLHDAVQDADRLICFGGA from the coding sequence ATGAAGTTCGCCATTGCGCTGTTTTCCGCCGCCCATGCGCCCTCCTCGCGCCGCGCCCTGCTGTTTGCACGGGCTGCGCTGGCCGGTGGGCATGAGATTGTCCGGCTGTTTTTCTATCAGGACGGCGTTTATAACGCTTCGGATGCGGTCGTCACTCCGCAGGACGAACTGGATTTGCCCAAGCAATGGCGCAGCTTCATCACCGAGCAAAAGCTGGACGGCGTAGTCTGCATCGCTGCGGCCCTGCGCCGAGGGGCGCTGAACGCGGAAGAAGCCAAGCGCTTTCAGCGTGAAGCGATTTCGGTCAGCGCGCCGTGGGAATTGTCCGGCCTCGGTCAGTTGCATGACGCAGTGCAAGACGCTGACCGCTTGATCTGCTTCGGAGGTGCGTGA
- a CDS encoding DUF6896 domain-containing protein, with the protein MKTADKNLEDLITDFLSKVESGTELLQIKFGTRNILRLWRSKQIERCGEITDEIQYELHGVGCAIHFPSESVDFDYGSNSRIDGFDVWRLYIYASDRPLTYEKYCDKKTLEKEFKELIYLNRIEKMSINDNLYVLVKTE; encoded by the coding sequence ATGAAAACAGCCGATAAAAATCTTGAGGACCTAATAACTGACTTTCTTTCAAAAGTTGAAAGTGGAACAGAATTACTACAAATAAAATTTGGCACTCGGAATATTTTAAGACTCTGGCGGAGCAAGCAAATCGAACGCTGCGGTGAAATAACTGATGAAATTCAATATGAACTGCACGGCGTAGGGTGCGCCATTCATTTCCCATCAGAATCAGTGGACTTCGATTACGGCTCGAACAGCAGAATCGACGGCTTTGACGTATGGCGCCTTTACATTTACGCTTCGGACAGGCCGCTTACATATGAAAAATACTGCGACAAGAAAACACTCGAAAAAGAATTCAAAGAGCTTATCTATTTAAACAGAATCGAAAAGATGTCGATCAATGACAATCTTTATGTCCTGGTTAAAACCGAATAA
- a CDS encoding hemerythrin domain-containing protein, with amino-acid sequence MNIFEALRESHDRQRSYAKTLIETSGDTPERVEAYKQLKAELQAHETAEERHFYIPLMELDDGVDLSRHAIAEHHEMDEMMEELDETEMSSPAWLAIAKKLSDKVHHHLKEEEQKFFQMAGKLLNEKQKEQLAGQYEKEFNAQLT; translated from the coding sequence ATGAATATTTTCGAAGCCCTTCGCGAAAGCCATGATCGCCAGCGCAGCTACGCCAAAACCCTGATCGAAACCAGCGGCGATACGCCGGAGCGGGTCGAAGCCTACAAACAGCTCAAGGCAGAGCTCCAGGCCCATGAAACTGCTGAAGAGCGCCATTTCTACATTCCGTTGATGGAGCTTGATGACGGTGTCGATCTGAGCCGCCATGCCATCGCCGAACACCATGAAATGGACGAGATGATGGAAGAGCTCGATGAGACCGAGATGTCCAGCCCGGCCTGGCTGGCCATCGCGAAAAAGCTTTCTGACAAGGTTCATCACCATCTCAAGGAAGAAGAGCAGAAGTTCTTCCAGATGGCCGGCAAGTTGCTCAACGAGAAACAGAAAGAACAACTCGCCGGGCAGTACGAAAAGGAGTTCAACGCACAGTTGACATGA
- a CDS encoding GNAT family N-acetyltransferase, giving the protein MNLRIELSQNPTEEERTAILAPLRAHNVANAGPSTFEPIALLVRDEHDAILGGLYAHTFYRWLFIELLAVPEQGRGKGIGSQLMQRAEDLAREKDCVGIWLDTFSFQAPEFYKKLGFSECGEILDYPLGHKRHFFQKRLIG; this is encoded by the coding sequence ATGAACTTGCGAATCGAGCTGTCGCAAAACCCGACCGAAGAAGAACGCACAGCCATCCTCGCGCCGCTGCGTGCGCACAACGTTGCCAACGCCGGACCGTCGACCTTCGAGCCGATCGCTCTGTTAGTGCGTGATGAACACGACGCCATCCTCGGTGGTTTGTATGCCCACACGTTCTATCGTTGGCTGTTCATTGAGTTACTGGCCGTGCCGGAGCAAGGTCGCGGCAAGGGTATCGGCTCGCAGTTGATGCAGAGGGCGGAGGATCTGGCACGGGAAAAAGACTGCGTTGGCATCTGGCTCGACACCTTCTCCTTTCAGGCTCCGGAGTTTTACAAGAAGCTTGGATTCAGCGAATGCGGAGAGATTCTGGATTACCCCTTGGGGCATAAGCGGCATTTCTTCCAGAAGCGACTGATTGGTTGA
- a CDS encoding DUF6388 family protein, giving the protein MAPTDQRHEHALKVFLDARPELRETLDHLNPLLAQAKGETQAHYREERLHEAFEAEAESLGLFAWELTLQLTADSPEEYQAQRLEVHREVAEMAGMGWPEYCDLYGIEP; this is encoded by the coding sequence ATGGCGCCTACCGACCAGCGACATGAACATGCCCTGAAAGTATTTCTCGACGCGCGTCCCGAACTGCGCGAAACCCTCGATCACCTCAACCCGTTGCTGGCCCAGGCCAAAGGCGAAACTCAAGCGCACTATCGCGAAGAGCGACTGCATGAAGCATTTGAGGCCGAAGCGGAAAGTCTCGGACTTTTTGCCTGGGAGTTGACCTTGCAACTGACGGCTGATTCGCCTGAGGAGTATCAGGCGCAGCGGTTGGAAGTGCACCGTGAAGTCGCGGAAATGGCCGGGATGGGTTGGCCGGAATATTGCGATCTGTATGGCATAGAACCATAA